The following proteins come from a genomic window of Pseudomonas putida:
- a CDS encoding sarcosine oxidase subunit beta family protein has product MQRYSGFGLFKHSLSHHENWQRMWRTPTPKKVYDVVIVGGGGHGLATAYYLAKEHGITNVAVVEKGYLGGGNTARNTTIVRSNYLWDESAQLYEHAMKLWEGLSQDINYNVMFSQRGVYNLCHTLQDIRDSERRVSANRLNGVDGELLNTAQVAAEIPYLDCSKNTRYPILGATVQRRGGVARHDAVAWGYARAADALGVDLIQQTEVIGFRKENGAVIGVETNKGFIGAKRVGVVTAGNSGHMARLAGFRLPLESHPLQALVSEPIKPIIDSVIMSNAVHGYISQSDKGDLVIGAGIDGWVGYGQRGSYPVIEHTLQAIVEMFPNLSRVRMNRQWGGIVDTSPDACPIISKTPVKNMFFNCGWGTGGFKATPGSGNVFAASLAKGEMHPLAAPFSMDRFYNGALIDEHGAAAVAH; this is encoded by the coding sequence ATGCAACGCTACTCGGGCTTCGGCCTCTTCAAACACTCCCTCAGCCACCACGAGAACTGGCAGCGCATGTGGCGCACGCCGACCCCTAAAAAGGTCTACGACGTGGTCATCGTCGGCGGTGGCGGCCATGGCCTGGCCACCGCCTACTACCTGGCCAAGGAACACGGCATCACCAATGTCGCGGTGGTCGAGAAAGGTTACCTGGGCGGCGGCAACACCGCCCGTAACACCACCATCGTGCGTTCCAACTACCTGTGGGACGAATCGGCCCAGCTGTACGAGCATGCCATGAAGCTGTGGGAGGGCCTGTCCCAGGACATCAACTACAACGTGATGTTCTCCCAGCGCGGGGTCTACAACCTGTGCCATACCCTGCAGGACATTCGTGATTCCGAGCGCCGCGTCAGCGCCAACCGCCTCAACGGCGTCGATGGCGAACTGCTCAACACCGCCCAGGTCGCGGCCGAAATCCCGTACCTGGACTGCTCGAAGAACACCCGTTACCCGATCCTCGGCGCTACCGTTCAGCGCCGTGGTGGCGTCGCCCGTCACGACGCCGTGGCCTGGGGTTACGCCCGTGCCGCCGACGCCCTGGGCGTGGACCTGATCCAGCAGACCGAAGTGATCGGTTTCCGCAAGGAAAACGGTGCAGTGATCGGTGTGGAAACCAACAAAGGTTTCATCGGCGCCAAGCGCGTCGGTGTGGTCACTGCCGGTAATTCCGGGCACATGGCCAGGCTGGCCGGCTTCCGCCTGCCGCTGGAGTCGCACCCGCTGCAAGCACTGGTATCCGAGCCGATCAAGCCGATCATCGACAGCGTGATCATGTCCAACGCCGTGCACGGCTACATCAGCCAGTCCGACAAGGGCGACCTGGTGATCGGCGCCGGTATCGACGGCTGGGTCGGCTACGGCCAGCGCGGTTCGTACCCGGTTATCGAGCACACCCTGCAGGCCATCGTCGAGATGTTCCCCAACCTCTCGCGCGTGCGTATGAACCGCCAGTGGGGCGGCATCGTCGACACCTCGCCGGACGCCTGCCCGATCATTTCCAAGACTCCGGTCAAGAACATGTTCTTCAACTGCGGCTGGGGCACCGGCGGCTTCAAGGCGACCCCGGGCTCGGGCAACGTCTTTGCCGCAAGCCTGGCCAAAGGCGAGATGCACCCGCTGGCTGCGCCGTTCTCCATGGACCGTTTCTACAACGGCGCACT
- a CDS encoding serine hydroxymethyltransferase, with product MFSKQDQIQGYDDALLAAMNAEEQRQEDHIELIASENYTSKRVMQAQGSGLTNKYAEGYPGKRYYGGCEHVDKVEALAIERAKQLFGADYANVQPHSGSSANSAVYLALLQAGDTILGMSLAHGGHLTHGAKVSSSGKLYNAVQYGIDTNTGLIDYDEVERLAVEHKPKMIVAGFSAYSKTLDFPRFRAIADKVGALLFVDMAHVAGLVAAGLYPNPIPFADVVTTTTHKTLRGPRGGLILAKSNEEIEKKLNAAVFPGAQGGPLMHVIAAKAVCFKEAQEPEFKSYQKQVIENAQAMAQVFIDRGYDVVSGGTDNHLFLVSLIRQGLTGKDADAALGRAHITVNKNAVPNDPQSPFVTSGLRIGTPAVTTRGFKVAQCVALAGWICDILDNLGDADVEADVAKNVAALCTDFPVYR from the coding sequence ATGTTCAGCAAGCAAGACCAGATCCAGGGTTACGACGACGCACTGCTGGCGGCGATGAATGCCGAAGAACAGCGCCAGGAAGATCACATCGAGCTGATCGCCTCGGAGAACTACACCAGCAAGCGCGTCATGCAGGCCCAAGGCAGCGGCCTGACCAACAAGTACGCCGAAGGCTACCCAGGCAAGCGCTACTACGGTGGCTGCGAGCACGTCGACAAAGTCGAGGCGCTGGCCATCGAGCGCGCCAAGCAGCTGTTCGGTGCCGACTACGCCAACGTTCAGCCACATTCCGGCTCTTCGGCCAACAGCGCCGTGTATCTGGCTCTGCTGCAGGCCGGTGACACCATCCTGGGCATGAGCCTGGCCCACGGCGGCCACCTGACCCACGGCGCCAAAGTGTCGTCCTCGGGCAAGCTGTACAACGCGGTGCAATACGGCATCGACACCAACACCGGTCTGATCGACTACGACGAAGTCGAGCGCCTGGCCGTCGAGCACAAGCCGAAGATGATCGTTGCCGGCTTCTCGGCCTATTCCAAGACCCTCGACTTCCCGCGTTTTCGCGCCATCGCAGACAAGGTCGGTGCGCTGTTGTTCGTCGACATGGCCCACGTTGCCGGCCTGGTTGCCGCTGGCCTGTACCCGAACCCGATCCCGTTCGCCGACGTGGTGACCACCACTACCCACAAGACCCTGCGCGGCCCACGTGGCGGCCTGATCCTGGCCAAGTCGAACGAAGAGATCGAGAAAAAGCTCAACGCCGCCGTCTTCCCCGGCGCCCAGGGCGGCCCGCTGATGCACGTCATCGCAGCCAAGGCTGTGTGCTTCAAGGAAGCTCAGGAGCCTGAGTTCAAGAGCTACCAGAAGCAGGTCATCGAGAACGCCCAGGCCATGGCCCAAGTGTTCATCGACCGCGGCTACGACGTGGTCTCCGGCGGTACCGACAACCACCTGTTCCTGGTCAGCCTGATCCGCCAGGGCCTGACCGGCAAAGATGCCGACGCTGCCTTGGGCCGCGCGCACATCACCGTCAACAAAAACGCTGTGCCGAACGACCCGCAGTCGCCGTTCGTCACTTCCGGCCTGCGCATCGGCACCCCGGCTGTCACCACACGCGGCTTCAAGGTCGCCCAGTGTGTGGCCCTGGCCGGCTGGATCTGCGACATCCTCGATAACCTCGGTGACGCTGATGTCGAAGCCGATGTGGCGAAGAACGTCGCGGCTCTGTGCACAGACTTCCCTGTTTACCGCTGA
- a CDS encoding low specificity L-threonine aldolase, giving the protein MTDKSQQFASDNYSGICPEAWAAMEKANMGHDRAYGDDQWTERAAQYFRELFETDCEVFFAFNGTAANSLALASLCQSYHSVICSETAHVETDECGAPEFFSNGSKLLTAPSVNGKLTPQSIREVALKRQDIHYPKPRVVTLTQATEVGTVYRPDELKAISATCKELGLNLHMDGARFTNACAFLGCSPAELTWKAGVDVLCFGGTKNGMAVGEAILFFNRDLAEDFDYRCKQAGQLASKMRFLSAPWVGLLEDGAWLRHGNHANRCAQLLASLVSDLPGVELMFPVEANGVFLQMPEPALEALRGKGWRFYTFIGSGGARFMCSWDTEEARVRELAADIRNIIGA; this is encoded by the coding sequence ATGACAGATAAAAGCCAACAATTCGCCAGCGACAATTATTCCGGTATCTGCCCCGAAGCCTGGGCAGCGATGGAAAAGGCCAACATGGGCCACGACCGCGCCTACGGCGACGACCAGTGGACCGAGCGTGCCGCACAGTACTTCCGCGAGCTGTTCGAAACCGACTGCGAAGTGTTTTTCGCCTTCAACGGCACCGCGGCCAATTCGCTGGCCCTGGCCTCGCTGTGCCAGAGCTACCACAGCGTGATCTGCTCCGAAACCGCCCACGTAGAGACCGACGAATGCGGCGCGCCGGAGTTTTTCTCCAACGGTTCCAAGCTGCTCACCGCGCCCAGCGTCAACGGCAAGCTGACGCCACAATCAATTCGTGAAGTGGCGCTCAAGCGCCAGGACATCCACTACCCCAAGCCACGCGTGGTGACCCTCACCCAGGCCACCGAAGTGGGCACCGTGTACCGCCCCGATGAGCTCAAGGCGATCAGCGCCACCTGCAAGGAGCTGGGCCTGAACCTGCATATGGACGGCGCGCGGTTCACCAATGCCTGCGCATTTCTTGGCTGCAGCCCGGCCGAGCTGACCTGGAAGGCGGGCGTGGATGTGCTGTGTTTTGGCGGCACCAAGAACGGCATGGCGGTGGGTGAAGCGATCCTGTTCTTCAACCGCGACCTGGCCGAAGACTTCGACTACCGTTGCAAGCAGGCCGGGCAACTGGCCTCGAAGATGCGCTTTTTGTCGGCGCCCTGGGTCGGGCTGCTGGAAGACGGCGCCTGGCTGCGCCATGGCAACCACGCCAACCGTTGCGCACAATTGCTGGCGTCGTTGGTGAGTGACCTGCCGGGGGTGGAGCTGATGTTCCCGGTGGAGGCCAACGGGGTGTTCCTGCAGATGCCGGAGCCGGCGCTGGAAGCACTGCGTGGCAAGGGCTGGCGGTTCTACACCTTCATTGGCAGTGGCGGGGCGCGGTTCATGTGCTCCTGGGATACCGAAGAGGCACGCGTACGCGAGCTGGCGGCGGATATTCGCAACATCATCGGCGCCTGA
- a CDS encoding methyl-accepting chemotaxis protein — protein MTEMVATAVHEMGLTVQDIARNAGDAAQASQSARDEALQAREVVRRSIQGIEGMSGDIGKAADAVAQLADEVASIDEVLAVIRSISEQTNLLALNAAIEAARAGEMGRGFAVVADEVRTLARRTQVSTDEVQQMIQRLKHGAGSAVTSMHAGQQATGSGVESSQRTGASLGAITDQVEHISDMNHQVATATEEQSAVTEEINRTVQGISDLARETAAEVQGCREECQALRGLADDLARQMGGFKL, from the coding sequence ATGACCGAAATGGTTGCCACCGCCGTGCACGAAATGGGGCTGACCGTGCAGGACATTGCCCGCAACGCCGGCGATGCTGCGCAGGCTTCGCAGTCAGCGCGGGACGAAGCCTTGCAGGCGCGTGAAGTGGTGCGCCGTTCGATCCAGGGTATCGAGGGCATGTCGGGTGACATCGGCAAGGCTGCGGATGCGGTGGCGCAATTGGCCGACGAAGTCGCCTCTATCGATGAAGTATTGGCGGTGATCCGCAGCATTTCCGAACAGACCAACCTGCTGGCGCTCAACGCTGCCATCGAGGCGGCGCGAGCAGGGGAGATGGGGCGTGGCTTTGCCGTGGTGGCCGATGAGGTGCGGACGCTGGCACGTCGTACCCAGGTGTCGACGGATGAAGTCCAGCAGATGATCCAGCGCCTCAAGCACGGGGCGGGTTCGGCGGTAACGTCGATGCACGCGGGGCAGCAGGCGACGGGCAGTGGCGTGGAGTCGAGCCAGCGAACCGGCGCCTCGTTGGGGGCGATTACCGACCAGGTCGAGCACATCAGCGACATGAACCATCAGGTGGCAACGGCGACGGAAGAGCAGTCGGCGGTGACCGAGGAGATCAACCGGACGGTGCAGGGGATTTCTGACCTGGCCAGGGAAACGGCGGCGGAAGTGCAGGGGTGTCGCGAGGAGTGCCAGGCGTTGCGTGGGCTGGCCGATGATCTTGCGCGGCAGATGGGCGGGTTCAAACTTTAG
- a CDS encoding cell division protein ZapA has product MRLQAQPVNVVSILGNDYSIKAPEGQEETLAQAVRMLNTALAETKRSYPTLIGDKLLVLAALNLCSKQVELQKEHQQTLERTQAQIDATVDAIVRTIAEQ; this is encoded by the coding sequence ATGAGACTGCAAGCGCAGCCGGTCAATGTCGTGTCGATCCTCGGCAACGATTATTCGATCAAGGCGCCCGAAGGCCAGGAAGAAACCCTGGCGCAGGCGGTACGCATGCTCAACACCGCCCTTGCCGAAACCAAACGTTCGTACCCGACCCTGATCGGCGACAAGCTGCTGGTGCTGGCCGCCCTGAATCTGTGTTCCAAGCAGGTTGAACTGCAGAAGGAACATCAGCAGACCCTTGAGCGTACACAGGCGCAGATCGACGCCACGGTGGACGCCATCGTTCGGACCATCGCCGAACAGTAA